Proteins from a single region of Thunnus albacares chromosome 14, fThuAlb1.1, whole genome shotgun sequence:
- the fignl1 gene encoding fidgetin-like protein 1 translates to MSGAHLDEWQRRSFDISSGNCTPEQTADSYRAHILSIQYAWASSQLSQAGMASLLRTYSERYAAVLDSDDPRTGLNNYAESALHLARNQRNHSEKWESSLTMESVLELPCVQKMIQAGTGGGGSLVAPADVNISVGQESRVSSLSASLTGVRSEGAFFKPAGPPQPKTEFNNTASNPAPANIPTERPRGSEGISGNPNSFSRPPARAQSVFGHPSSVPPQCNPGSAGSTQNYQSSFFPTSHPSKRKNFYNPDGGDGGRGPHGGQAGADPRAGSNFKSAHEQFIIDQQKKHSHQPQRGQTPGMAASVKKSLGANRPRGTFSKFVSPVPRQEEEESGARHSSNQEPQILDERLKNFEPKIVELIMSEIMDHGPPVIWDDIAGLEFAKTTIKEIVVWPMLRPDIFTGLRGPPKGILLFGPPGTGKTLIGKCIACQSGATFFSISASSLTSKWVGEGEKMVRALFAIARCHQPAVIFIDEIDSLLSQRTDGEHDSSRRIKTEFLVQLDGAATAAEDRILVVGATNRPQEIDEAARRRLAKRLYIPLPGGAARRQIVTNLMAREKNLLREEELERVMAATEGFSGADMTQLCREAALGPIRSIQLNDIATITADQVRPILYSDFQEALKTVRPSVSSKDLELYEEWNKTFGCGR, encoded by the coding sequence ATGAGTGGTGCACACCTGGACGAGTGGCAGAGAAGGTCCTTTGACATTTCATCTGGCAACTGTACACCTGAACAGACGGCAGATTCCTACCGGGCCCACATCCTCTCCATTCAGTATGCATGGGCAAGCTCCCAGCTCTCTCAGGCCGGCATGGCCAGCCTGCTCAGGACCTACTCTGAGCGCTACGCCGCAGTGCTGGACTCAGATGACCCCCGCACAGGGCTTAACAACTATGCAGAGAGCGCACTGCATCTGGCCCGCAATCAGAGGAACCACAGCGAAAAATGGGAGTCGTCTCTCACCATGGAGAGTGTGCTGGAGTTGCCCTGCGTGCAGAAGATGATTCAGGCAGGGACAGGGGGAGGAGGCTCCCTGGTGGCACCAGCAGATGTTAACATATCTGTTGGACAAGAGAGCAGAGTCAGCTCCCTGTCCGCTTCCCTTACTGGAGTCAGGTCAGAGGGTGCGTTCTTCAAACCCGCAGGACCACCACAGCCTAAAACAGAGTTTAACAACACTGCCAGTAATCCTGCTCCTGCTAATATTCCTACAGAGAGGCCAAGAGGCTCTGAGGGGATCTCAGGAAATCCCAACTCATTCTCCCGACCTCCAGCTCGAGCACAGTCTGTGTTTGGTCATCCCTCCTCAGTTCCCCCACAATGCAACCCCGGCTCTGCAGGCAGCACACAAAACTATCAGTCCTCCTTCTTCCCCACCTCCCATCCATCTAAGAGGAAGAACTTTTACAACCCAGATGGAGGTGATGGTGGCAGGGGCCCACATGGAGGTCAAGCAGGCGCTGACCCGAGAGCTGGAAGTAACTTCAAATCAGCTCACGAGCAGTTTAttattgatcaacagaaaaaacattcccatcagccccaGAGAGGTCAGACCCCTGGGATGGCAGCAAGTGTGAAGAAATCCCTCGGCGCCAACAGGCCTCGAGGTACGTTTTCTAAATTTGTGTCACCCGTACCACgacaagaggaggaagagagcgGGGCACGACACAGTTCTAATCAGGAACCCCAGATTCTAGATGAGCGTCTGAAAAACTTTGAGCCAAAGATCGTGGAGCTGATCATGAGTGAGATCATGGACCATGGGCCTCCTGTGATCTGGGACGACATAGCAGGCCTGGAGTTTGCTAAGACTACCATAAAGGAGATTGTGGTTTGGCCCATGCTGCGACCCGACATCTTTACTGGCCTCCGTGGTCCACCCAAAGGCATCCTGCTGTTTGGACCCCCAGGGACCGGGAAAACCCTGATAGGAAAATGCATAGCATGCCAGTCAGGTGCCACATTCTTTAGCATCAGCGCTTCATCACTCACATCCAAGTGGGTCGGTGAAGGAGAAAAAATGGTGCGAGCCCTGTTTGCCATCGCCCGCTGCCACCAGCCTGCTGTCATCTTCATCGATGAAATTGACTCACTGTTGTCCCAGCGGACAGACGGGGAGCACGACTCGTCACGCAGGATCAAGACAGAGTTTCTGGTTCAGCTGGATGGGGCGGCCACAGCGGCTGAGGACCGCATCCTGGTGGTGGGCGCCACTAACCGGCCTCAGGAGATAGACGAGGCCGCCCGGCGACGCCTGGCAAAGAGGTTATACATCCCCCTGCCCGGAGGAGCCGCGCGACGGCAGATAGTCACTAACCTCATGGCTCGAGAGAAGAACCTGCTGAGGGAGGAAGAACTAGAGAGAGTGATGGCGGCGACCGAGGGCTTCTCCGGAGCTGATATGACTCAGCTGTGTCGAGAGGCAGCCCTGGGGCCCATCCGCAGCATCCAGCTCAACGACATCGCCACTATCACCGCAGATCAGGTGCGCCCAATCCTCTACAGTGACTTCCAGGAGGCCTTGAAGACTGTACGACCCAGCGTCTCATCTAAAGACTTAGAGCTGTATGAAGAGTGGAATAAGACTTTTGGATGTGGACGATGA